A single Lactuca sativa cultivar Salinas chromosome 8, Lsat_Salinas_v11, whole genome shotgun sequence DNA region contains:
- the LOC111896045 gene encoding putative indole-3-acetic acid-amido synthetase GH3.9, whose amino-acid sequence MDGKKLEYKGEEALKELQKLTSEADKVQYELLKAILTRNNKTEYLQKHMKGFSMNDVSVFKHKVPVITYKDIYPYIQRIANGEDSSLISGHPITEMLCSSGTSGGEPKLMPSIAEDLDRRTFVYNLIMPIMNQYVTGLDEGKAMFLYFVKSEMSTPCGLPARTVLTSYYKSKHFKTRTRDLYNDQTSPDEAILCDDSNQSMYCQLLAGLIHRQQVMRLGAVFASALLRAISFLERNWLSLCTDIRTGQLNPMITDSGCRSAMSAMLKLADPSLGDEIENICSRRSWKGIVCDLWPKAKYIEAVVTGSMSQYIPALEYYSRGKLPLVCTMYASSECYFGVNLKPLCDPEDVAFTLLPNMGYYEFIPLGENETYGNDDEEISTDTLVKLVDVKLGCYYELVVTTFSGLNRYRIGDVLQVTGFHNRTPQFRFICRRNVILSIDNDKTNEEDLHKSIMAAKRLLEPYNALLVEYTSYADTSSVPGHYVIYWEIKHCTPSVLDKVTSPFGPKVLEDCCIAMEEDLDYIYRRCRTHDKCIGPLEIRVVKPGTFDSLMDLFIKQGASINQYKTPRCIKSEAALKLLNSNMKACFFSPRDPTWNP is encoded by the exons ATGGACGGGAAGAAACTGGAATACAAAGGAGAGGAGGCTCTAAAGGAGCTTCAGAAGCTGACATCAGAAGCCGATAAAGTTCAATACGAGTTGTTGAAAGCAATCTTAACAAGGAACAACAAGACCGAATACCTTCAAAAGCATATGAAAGGATTCTCAATGAACGATGTATCGGTATTCAAGCATAAGGTTCCAGTCATCACATACAAAGACATCTACCCTTATATTCAAAGGATCGCTAATGGTGAAGACTCTTCTCTGATCTCTGGTCACCCCATAACGGAGATGCTATGCAG CTCGGGAACATCTGGTGGAGAGCCTAAGCTAATGCCATCGATCGCAGAAGATCTTGACCGTCGAACTTTTGTCTATAACCTGATCATGCCAATAATGAACCA ATATGTGACAGGCCTTGATGAAGGTAAGGCCATGTTTCTATATTTTGTTAAGTCGGAGATGTCAACTCCATGTGGTTTACCCGCTCGAACAGTCCTCACAAGTTATTACAAAAGCAAACACTTCAAGACTCGTACGCGTGACCTTTACAACGATCAAACAAGCCCAGACGAAGCCATTTTATGCGACGACAGCAACCAAAGCATGTACTGCCAGCTCTTAGCTGGGCTCATCCACCGCCAGCAAGTCATGCGGCTTGGAGCCGTATTTGCATCGGCTTTACTGCGTGCAATCTCCTTCCTTGAACGCAATTGGCTCAGTCTGTGCACCGATATCCGTACCGGTCAACTCAACCCTATGATCACCGATTCTGGTTGCCGCTCAGCCATGTCAGCAATGCTCAAGTTAGCAGACCCGAGTTTAGGAGATGAGATTGAAAACATTTGTAGCCGTCGATCATGGAAAGGAATAGTGTGTGACTTATGGCCTAAGGCTAAGTATATTGAGGCAGTGGTTACAGGGTCAATGTCCCAGTATATACCGGCTCTTGAGTACTACAGTAGAGGGAAGTTACCATTGGTGTGCACAATGTATGCTTCATCGGAGTGTTATTTTGGGGTAAACTTAAAACCTTTGTGTGATCCTGAAGAtgtcgcttttaccctcttaccTAACATGGGTTACTATGAATTCATTCCCTTGGGTGAAAATGAGACATATGGAAATGATGACGAAGAGATCTCCACGGATACGCTTGTCAAGCTGGTGGATGTTAAACTTGGTTGCTATTATGAATTGGTGGTCACAACATTTTCTG GACTAAACCGATATCGTATTGGAGATGTGCTTCAAGTGACTGGATTTCATAACCGGACCCCACAATTTCGGTTCATTTGCAGGAGGAATGTCATTCTAAGCATTGACAATGACAAAACTAATGAAGAAGATCTGCATAAGAGCATCATGGCAGCAAAAAGACTTTTAGAACCCTACAATGCTCTACTTGTGGAATACACTAGCTATGCTGATACGTCATCAGTGCCAGGACACTACGTCATATACTGGGAGATTAAACATTGCACACCCTCTGTCCTAGATAAGGTCACGTCTCCATTTGGCCCTAAGGTGCTTGAAGATTGTTGTATTGCAATGGAAGAAGATCTTGATTATATTTATAGGCGATGTCGTACTCATGATAAGTGTATTGGACCACTTGAGATTCGTGTTGTGAAGCCTGGCACTTTTGACTCCTTGATGGACTTGTTTATCAAACAGGGTGCATCCATTAATCAGTACAAAACTCCACGCTGCATCAAGTCTGAAGCTGCTTTGAAGTTGCTTAACTCTAACATGAAGGCTTGCTTCTTTAGTCCACGGGATCCCACATGGAACCCTTGA